CAATCACAAATTCAATCTCCCTTTGAGGTGGAAACTCCGGGATATCTTCCGGGAATACCTCAGGAAAGTCTCTTACCACCAGAATCTGATCTAAGTTCTGGGCATCACCCAACGCATTAGAAGTCAACAAGAGATAACCCTGATACTCTTCCCCACTACAGTGCACCGTTACAAAGTTCAGGTAGTAGCCCTCAGCAATCACTGCCCTATTTTCTCCTTCCAGCATAAACCGAATCGACCGCTCAAAAAAATCCAACAAAACCCAATTTTTCGACAACCAATCAAACTCCAAAATTATCTCCAACCTAACCATTGGTAAACAAATCAAGTCATGCACGAAGTCTCTACCCACAAGCTTGAAACCTACTTGCCTACACCCTGCACTATTCATAACCATCATATGCGGAGTATGTACATGCAAATCAAACACTAACTTTGACACTTTCAAGCCTAGTTCTGTAACTTTAGCAAACGAAATAAATGAATGCGAAGCTCCAGTATCATACAATGCAATTAATGTTTTATCACCAATTAAACATATACCTCTCATCAATGGATCCACCTTGGAAGCATCCTTGGTGTTTACAGCAAATACTCGCCCCTGGTGCTGACTCTGGCTCGCATTCGGGTTCTTCCCACGGGTGCAATCCCTTGCCATATGACCAGGCAAACCACAGTTGAAGCAACCACCTAAACTAATCTTGGAAGAGCCATATGGATGAAAACACCCACAACGCACACAAGTCAAATCCGGAGAATTCTTACTCTGATTTCCTCTTCCTTTGGCATACTGAAACTCATTCTGAGCATTCTTTCTGAAGCCTCCTTGACGTTGAGGCGCATATCCTCCTCTCTTGAAACTTTGACCCCTCGGATGAAAATACTTGCCACGTCCCTTACTAGTGTTCCCTCTATGAGTCTCATTGGACGAAGTTACCATTTTTGCGTATTCCTCAACCACCCTTGCTTTGTTCACCAAGTCGAAGAAAGTATGAATCTCCATAGGAGCCACAATAGTCATGATGTTGTCCTTCAAGCCCCTTTGGTACTTGATACCTTTCCAATTTTCGTAGGATTCTGGGGCACCCTGACACACCCTAGAAAACCTACAAAGCTCCTCAAACTTGCTTGTGTAATCTGCTACAGACAAGGaaccttgcttcagctgcatCAGTTCCATCTCCTTCACTTCTCTTGCAGACTcaggaaagtacttcttataaaGGCCGTTTGGAATACGTTCCAATGAACATCGGCATTTTGAAGCTGTATCAAGTGGCATTCTAC
The genomic region above belongs to Arachis stenosperma cultivar V10309 chromosome 5, arast.V10309.gnm1.PFL2, whole genome shotgun sequence and contains:
- the LOC130981028 gene encoding uncharacterized protein LOC130981028, whose protein sequence is MAKAMLMIMLRETAITGRCSDDLGDFSQACGRGLTLVAGRMPLDTASKCRCSLERIPNGLYKKYFPESAREVKEMELMQLKQGSLSVADYTSKFEELCRFSRVCQGAPESYENWKGIKYQRGLKDNIMTIVAPMEIHTFFDLVNKARVVEEYAKMVTSSNETHRGNTSKGRGKYFHPRGQSFKRGGYAPQRQGGFRKNAQNEFQYAKGRGNQSKNSPDLTCVRCGCFHPYGSSKISLGGCFNCGLPGHMARDCTRGKNPNASQSQHQGRVFAVNTKDASKVDPLMRGICLIGDKTLIALYDTGASHSFISFAKVTELGLKVSKLVFDLHVHTPHMMVMNSAGCRQVGFKLVGRDFVHDLICLPMVRLEIILEFDWLSKNWVLLDFFERSIRFMLEGENRAVIAEGYYLNFVTVHCSGEEYQGYLLLTSNALGDAQNLDQILVVRDFPEVFPEDIPEFPPQREIEFVIELVLGAGPVSIAPYRMALIELAELKTQLEELLNKRFIRPSAPPWGAPILLVKKKDRGIRLCVDY